A region of Chitinophaga horti DNA encodes the following proteins:
- a CDS encoding MFS transporter produces the protein MRTINETNKGISTILAFALIPLSGFALDVYIPSLPDMAQQLQVAPSAIQLTLSIYLISYGICQLFVGALLDTFGRFRPSLYGLLCFSLSSVIIAQTGSIAVIYLMRALQGFMVAMIVVSKRAYFMDVYSGDKLKHYTSLFSVIWAAAPIIAPFAGGFLQMHFGWRSNFYFLAGLGLVLFALEWIFSGESLKVFQRFHLRAVTDSYVSMIRTWDFVAGLIILALAYSMLLVYNMASPFIIEQVLHYPASVTGNCALLSGVAMFVGGLLSKYYIGKPFTRKLLTVLSLQLIAALVLLTITIYVHNLYTLIAYVMLLHMFSGFIFNTVFSYALTRFTQHGGKASGLAGGGYIIFTSVFSYFIVSGLTIRSQVWLGASYTLLTVAILLVLLLTKWRGVGEQFSSKKFAPLRAQ, from the coding sequence ATGAGGACCATCAACGAGACGAACAAAGGCATCAGCACGATACTGGCTTTCGCATTGATCCCACTCTCCGGCTTCGCGCTGGATGTATATATTCCGTCGCTTCCCGACATGGCGCAGCAATTACAGGTCGCGCCATCAGCCATACAGCTTACCTTATCGATTTACCTGATCAGTTACGGCATTTGCCAATTGTTCGTAGGCGCCCTGCTCGATACCTTCGGCAGGTTCCGGCCCAGTTTGTACGGACTGTTATGCTTTAGCCTGTCGAGCGTTATTATCGCACAAACCGGCAGTATTGCCGTTATCTACCTGATGCGTGCTTTGCAGGGCTTTATGGTGGCGATGATCGTAGTCAGCAAACGTGCGTATTTTATGGACGTATACAGTGGCGATAAGCTGAAACATTACACCAGCCTGTTCTCCGTGATATGGGCCGCGGCGCCGATCATTGCACCATTCGCAGGCGGCTTTCTGCAGATGCACTTCGGGTGGCGGTCTAACTTCTACTTCCTGGCCGGTTTAGGCTTGGTGTTATTCGCACTGGAGTGGATATTCAGCGGCGAGTCCCTGAAGGTGTTCCAGCGTTTTCACCTGCGCGCGGTGACCGATAGTTATGTATCCATGATACGCACGTGGGACTTTGTAGCAGGGCTCATCATCCTGGCGCTGGCCTATAGCATGCTGCTCGTATACAACATGGCCAGTCCCTTCATCATTGAACAAGTGCTGCATTACCCCGCCTCCGTAACCGGCAACTGTGCCCTGTTATCGGGCGTGGCGATGTTCGTCGGCGGACTGCTTTCCAAGTACTACATCGGCAAACCCTTCACGCGCAAACTGTTGACGGTACTAAGTTTGCAACTGATCGCCGCATTAGTATTGCTCACTATTACCATCTACGTGCATAACCTGTATACCCTCATCGCTTATGTGATGTTGCTGCACATGTTTTCAGGCTTCATCTTTAATACCGTATTCTCGTACGCCCTGACCCGCTTCACGCAACACGGCGGCAAAGCGAGCGGCCTTGCTGGTGGCGGGTATATCATCTTTACATCGGTGTTCAGTTACTTTATCGTGAGTGGTCTTACGATTCGCAGCCAGGTGTGGCTGGGTGCAAGTTATACGCTGTTGACGGTGGCAATATTGCTGGTGCTGTTACTGACGAAGTGGCGTGGGGTGGGCGAGCAGTTCTCAAGCAAAAAGTTCGCGCCACTGCGTGCGCAATGA
- a CDS encoding helix-turn-helix domain-containing protein, translating into MQIHTETIRQYYQRVGHPVPAGFQPGEGHFNVRRRNYIPGLLPYNRRDYYKICLGTGQMTHTTAKRKTVIRQPAIIYSCPSLPVEIEATSADQGGFTCIFNDAFLLNGLRQEIRYESPLFNDALEAVYPLDEAGVQRFSHYFLEMESLMASDYPHKYDMIRNLLFALIHEGIRLVGPAEAKVPVGADRLVTRFFHLMDQQFPVDSPESPLKMMTPADYAGQLSVHVNHLNATVKKSTGKTTREVIHERIIAEAKTLLLNTDWDAAEIAYALGFEYPSHFAKYFRQYAQTTPLLFRETARAGMLVNI; encoded by the coding sequence ATGCAGATCCACACCGAAACCATCCGACAGTATTATCAACGCGTAGGTCACCCCGTTCCTGCAGGCTTTCAGCCGGGAGAGGGGCATTTCAATGTACGCCGGCGTAATTATATACCCGGACTACTGCCTTACAACCGCCGCGATTACTATAAGATTTGTCTCGGTACCGGGCAAATGACGCATACGACCGCCAAACGTAAAACGGTGATCCGGCAGCCTGCGATCATTTACTCCTGTCCATCACTGCCTGTAGAGATAGAAGCTACGTCCGCCGACCAGGGCGGCTTTACCTGCATCTTCAACGACGCCTTCCTGCTCAATGGTCTTCGCCAGGAAATACGATACGAAAGCCCCTTGTTTAACGACGCGCTCGAAGCGGTATACCCGCTCGACGAAGCCGGCGTACAACGCTTCTCGCACTACTTCCTGGAAATGGAGTCGCTCATGGCCAGCGACTATCCGCATAAATACGATATGATCCGCAACCTCCTGTTCGCACTGATCCACGAAGGCATCCGGTTGGTGGGCCCCGCAGAGGCGAAGGTGCCCGTAGGGGCCGATCGCCTGGTGACAAGGTTCTTCCACCTGATGGACCAGCAGTTCCCGGTCGATTCGCCGGAGAGCCCGCTGAAGATGATGACGCCGGCTGATTATGCCGGGCAGCTGAGCGTTCACGTCAACCACCTGAACGCCACGGTGAAAAAGAGTACGGGTAAAACGACGCGTGAAGTGATCCACGAACGCATCATCGCAGAAGCTAAAACGCTGCTGCTCAACACCGACTGGGACGCCGCCGAGATCGCGTACGCCCTCGGCTTCGAGTATCCATCGCACTTTGCGAAGTATTTCCGGCAGTATGCGCAGACTACGCCCTTACTGTTCCGGGAAACTGCCCGCGCAGGTATGTTGGTGAATATTTGA